A stretch of the Bordetella genomosp. 8 genome encodes the following:
- a CDS encoding DEAD/DEAH box helicase — translation MRAIAETGYTAPTPIQAQAIPLVLQGGDLLAAAQTGTGKTAGFTLPILHRLMLTKPALRKPGRPRCLILTPTRELTAQVEESVQTYGKHTPLTSMVMFGGVNINPQISALKKPLDILVATPGRLLDHAGQKTVDLSGVEILVLDEADRMLDMGFIRDIRKVLALLPKQRQNLLFSATFSEEIRTLARGVLNDPGEVSVTPRNTATELVTQTMHLVEQHHKRDLISHIIRESGWHQVLVFTRTKHGANRLAEKLVKDGLSAAAIHGNKSQAARTRALAGFKAGTVAVLVATDIAARGLDIDQLPQVVNFELPNVPEDYVHRIGRTGRAGATGAAISLVDPSEIKLLKAIEKLIRKPIERVEVQGWKPSPTAVREPEDDDDERDSRGPRGGGGRGRNGGRPGNGGGRGADANGGARRAATGPAGLAHAGGRDGGRAASGQRPTGNGDRRASNGNGGAGRGNGNGNGEHRSAGGARGANAANGGHGSSGDRRAASNGRRDGRPGASAGGQPARAPAPRPALGQGSGRRSALLSK, via the coding sequence TTGCGCGCGATCGCCGAGACCGGCTACACCGCGCCCACCCCCATCCAGGCCCAGGCCATTCCGCTGGTATTGCAAGGCGGTGATCTGCTGGCCGCCGCCCAGACCGGCACCGGCAAGACCGCCGGCTTCACCCTGCCCATCCTGCACCGCCTGATGCTGACCAAGCCGGCGCTGCGCAAGCCCGGCCGCCCGCGCTGCCTGATCCTGACGCCCACGCGCGAACTGACGGCGCAGGTCGAGGAATCCGTGCAGACCTACGGCAAGCACACACCGCTGACGTCCATGGTGATGTTCGGTGGCGTCAACATCAATCCGCAGATCTCCGCGCTGAAAAAGCCGCTCGACATCCTGGTCGCCACGCCGGGTCGCCTGCTGGATCACGCGGGACAGAAAACCGTCGACCTATCGGGCGTGGAAATCCTGGTCCTGGACGAAGCCGACCGCATGCTGGACATGGGCTTCATCCGCGATATCCGCAAGGTGCTGGCCCTGCTGCCGAAGCAGCGTCAGAACCTGCTGTTTTCCGCCACCTTCTCGGAGGAAATCCGCACGCTGGCGCGCGGTGTATTGAACGACCCGGGCGAAGTCTCGGTGACGCCGCGCAATACCGCCACGGAACTGGTCACCCAGACCATGCATCTGGTCGAGCAGCACCACAAGCGCGACCTGATCAGCCATATCATCCGCGAAAGCGGCTGGCACCAGGTGCTGGTCTTCACGCGCACCAAGCATGGCGCCAACCGCCTGGCCGAAAAGCTGGTCAAGGACGGGCTGAGCGCCGCCGCCATCCATGGCAACAAGAGCCAGGCGGCACGCACGCGCGCGCTGGCCGGCTTCAAGGCGGGCACCGTCGCCGTGCTGGTGGCCACCGACATCGCGGCGCGCGGCCTGGATATCGACCAGTTGCCGCAGGTGGTCAATTTCGAACTCCCCAATGTGCCGGAAGACTACGTGCACCGCATCGGCCGCACCGGCCGCGCGGGCGCGACCGGCGCCGCGATCTCGCTGGTGGACCCGAGCGAAATCAAGCTGCTGAAGGCCATCGAAAAGCTGATCCGCAAGCCGATCGAGCGCGTTGAAGTGCAGGGCTGGAAGCCTTCGCCCACGGCCGTGCGCGAACCCGAGGACGACGACGACGAACGCGATTCGCGCGGTCCGCGCGGCGGCGGCGGCCGGGGCCGGAACGGCGGGCGGCCGGGCAACGGCGGCGGACGCGGCGCCGATGCCAATGGCGGCGCGCGGCGCGCGGCGACGGGCCCGGCGGGTCTGGCGCACGCCGGTGGCCGTGACGGCGGCAGGGCCGCGAGCGGCCAACGCCCGACGGGCAACGGCGACCGTCGCGCCAGCAATGGCAACGGCGGCGCGGGCCGGGGCAATGGCAACGGCAACGGCGAACACCGCTCGGCGGGTGGCGCGCGTGGCGCCAACGCCGCCAACGGCGGCCACGGCTCGTCCGGCGATCGCCGGGCCGCCAGCAACGGACGGCGTGACGGCCGTCCCGGCGCTTCCGCCGGCGGACAGCCCGCTCGCGCGCCGGCGCCGCGCCCCGCCTTGGGCCAGGGCAGCGGCCGCCGCTCGGCCTTGCTGTCGAAGTGA
- a CDS encoding YdgA family protein has translation MKKAIGVVVGVVVVVGAAWTAGAWYTGKRLEEIARQQVAEGNAKLQTMFPGGKVVLTLESLDRHVFSTDTMVRVRVHSDASGQTPAREDLIDIASHVGHGPFPLQRLKRLQLAPVMAAGEFHLQDNDTVHAWYELTKGVPPVSGDTVVSYNQAVSGTLRVEPVKMARDDATLDFSGLSLNYSQDAGKHVRADGAIDSVTFKVLKGEAPGQVEVTGVTLNSDMRPGPAQLQVGNTALGVKRIALSLADAVPVVLTGYNQRTEIAEDKGLLGVHAGYDVAMINVGGRDIGTAQISLGAKNLAPDAIKSLANLYGRLWSRAMDEAQAKGGAADVPPQPELSAEEQALALSARDALLAANPNIYIDPILLKGAHGEARFTLSLDLAKPEKADLPVDERIAQTLRKLDARLSVAQPLIADLLADNMQRDGMDAAAASAQAQALTAIVGKAAASSGYATVQGSDIVSTLHYADRMVDLNGNKMPLDQFAGMVLQGVMGMMAQPGAEDPDQDDPDADEPDDDAAPGAAMPR, from the coding sequence ATGAAAAAAGCAATCGGCGTGGTCGTGGGCGTAGTGGTCGTGGTCGGCGCCGCCTGGACCGCGGGAGCCTGGTACACCGGCAAGCGCCTGGAAGAGATCGCGCGCCAACAGGTTGCCGAAGGCAATGCCAAGCTGCAGACGATGTTCCCCGGCGGCAAGGTCGTGCTGACGCTGGAAAGCCTGGACCGGCACGTCTTTTCCACCGACACCATGGTGCGCGTGCGCGTCCACAGCGACGCGAGCGGCCAGACGCCTGCCCGCGAGGACCTGATCGACATCGCTTCCCATGTGGGGCATGGTCCTTTCCCTCTGCAACGGCTCAAGCGCCTGCAACTGGCGCCCGTCATGGCCGCTGGCGAATTCCATCTGCAGGACAACGACACCGTCCACGCCTGGTACGAGCTGACCAAGGGTGTCCCGCCGGTGTCCGGCGACACCGTGGTTTCCTACAACCAGGCGGTATCCGGCACCTTGCGGGTCGAGCCCGTCAAGATGGCGCGAGACGATGCCACGCTGGACTTCTCCGGGCTGTCCCTGAACTACAGCCAGGATGCCGGCAAGCATGTGCGCGCCGACGGCGCCATCGACAGCGTGACCTTCAAGGTGCTGAAGGGCGAGGCGCCCGGCCAGGTCGAGGTCACCGGCGTGACGCTGAATTCCGATATGCGACCGGGTCCCGCCCAGTTGCAGGTGGGCAATACCGCGCTGGGCGTCAAGCGCATCGCGCTGTCCCTGGCCGATGCGGTCCCCGTGGTACTCACCGGCTACAACCAGCGCACCGAGATCGCGGAAGACAAGGGCCTGCTGGGCGTGCATGCGGGCTATGACGTCGCCATGATCAATGTGGGCGGACGGGATATCGGCACTGCCCAGATATCGCTGGGCGCGAAGAACCTGGCGCCGGACGCCATCAAGTCGCTGGCCAATCTGTATGGCCGGCTGTGGTCGCGTGCGATGGACGAGGCGCAAGCCAAGGGCGGCGCCGCCGACGTGCCGCCGCAACCCGAGCTGAGCGCGGAGGAGCAGGCGCTGGCGCTGTCGGCGCGCGATGCGCTGCTGGCGGCCAATCCCAACATCTACATCGATCCCATCCTGCTGAAGGGCGCGCACGGCGAGGCCCGTTTCACCCTGAGTCTGGATCTGGCCAAGCCGGAGAAGGCCGACCTGCCCGTCGACGAACGCATCGCTCAGACCCTGCGCAAGCTGGACGCGCGGCTCTCCGTCGCGCAGCCCTTGATCGCCGATCTGCTGGCCGACAATATGCAGCGCGACGGCATGGATGCGGCCGCCGCCAGCGCGCAGGCGCAGGCCTTGACGGCCATCGTGGGCAAGGCGGCGGCTTCGTCCGGCTACGCGACCGTGCAGGGCTCGGATATCGTCTCGACCCTGCATTACGCCGACCGCATGGTGGACCTGAACGGCAACAAGATGCCGCTGGACCAGTTCGCGGGCATGGTGCTGCAGGGTGTGATGGGCATGATGGCGCAGCCGGGCGCCGAAGATCCGGACCAGGACGATCCCGACGCCGACGAGCCGGACGACGACGCGGCGCCCGGCGCGGCCATGCCGCGCTGA
- a CDS encoding GTPase/DUF3482 domain-containing protein: MADLLQIAVVGHTNTGKTSLLRTLTRDPGFGDVADSPGTTRQVQGARLRLDGRAVLAWFDTPGMEDSIALLEYIEHLCGDRRLDGPDRIRLFLDSPEAHRRFEQEARVLEKMLECDAALYVIDARDPVLGKHRDELALLAACGRPLLPVLNFVHAPSHRATQWRDAMARLGLHALLEFDTVAPPLDGEQQLYDRLAVLLDRHADILHGLSDALARERRERHVAALRLIAELLVDIASLRLTCGAGDAAVEAATRSLRDTARKREQACVDALLALYNFRADDYARDPLPLEGQRWGMDLFHPRALQDAGVEVGIGIATGAMAGAAVDLMLAGLSLGTAALIGAAAGGMWQGIERFGKRLGGRLRGERELSVDDAVLRLLAVRQRGLLRALERRGHAARDPVRLAGTEQDPWRDEALPDEIKEARSRPEWCGIAKGFQDSARRAAAVGALAQRLD; encoded by the coding sequence ATGGCTGACCTGTTGCAGATCGCCGTCGTCGGCCACACCAATACCGGCAAGACCTCGCTGCTGCGTACCCTGACGCGCGACCCGGGTTTCGGCGACGTCGCCGACAGTCCCGGCACGACACGGCAGGTGCAGGGTGCCCGGCTCCGGCTGGATGGGCGCGCGGTCCTGGCGTGGTTCGATACTCCCGGCATGGAAGACAGCATCGCGCTGCTCGAATACATCGAGCACCTTTGCGGCGATCGCCGGCTGGACGGCCCGGACCGCATACGGCTGTTCCTGGACTCGCCGGAGGCACATCGCCGTTTCGAGCAGGAAGCGCGCGTGCTGGAAAAGATGCTGGAATGTGACGCCGCGCTGTACGTCATCGACGCCCGCGATCCGGTACTGGGCAAGCATCGCGATGAACTGGCGCTGCTGGCCGCCTGCGGCCGGCCCTTGCTGCCGGTGCTGAACTTCGTGCATGCGCCCTCGCATCGGGCGACGCAATGGCGCGATGCCATGGCGCGCCTGGGCCTGCACGCCTTGCTGGAGTTCGACACCGTCGCGCCGCCGCTGGATGGCGAACAGCAGCTTTACGATCGCCTGGCGGTGCTGCTCGATCGGCATGCCGATATATTGCACGGCCTGTCCGATGCCCTGGCGCGCGAACGCCGCGAGCGCCACGTCGCGGCCTTGCGCCTGATCGCCGAATTGCTGGTCGACATCGCATCGCTGCGCCTGACCTGCGGGGCTGGCGACGCAGCCGTGGAAGCGGCCACGCGCAGCCTGCGCGATACCGCGCGGAAACGCGAACAGGCCTGCGTCGATGCCCTGCTGGCCTTGTACAACTTTCGCGCCGACGACTATGCGCGCGATCCCCTGCCGCTGGAAGGCCAGCGCTGGGGCATGGACCTGTTCCATCCACGCGCGCTGCAGGATGCCGGCGTCGAGGTCGGCATCGGCATCGCGACAGGCGCGATGGCGGGAGCGGCCGTCGACCTGATGCTGGCCGGGCTCAGCCTGGGCACGGCGGCGCTGATCGGCGCCGCCGCCGGCGGGATGTGGCAGGGCATCGAGCGTTTCGGCAAGCGGCTGGGCGGCAGGCTGCGCGGCGAGCGCGAGCTCAGCGTCGACGATGCGGTGCTGCGCCTGCTGGCCGTGCGCCAGCGCGGGCTGCTGCGCGCCCTGGAACGGCGCGGCCACGCCGCGCGCGATCCCGTGCGGCTGGCCGGCACGGAACAGGACCCATGGCGCGACGAGGCGCTGCCGGACGAAATCAAGGAAGCACGCAGCCGCCCCGAATGGTGCGGCATCGCCAAGGGATTCCAGGACAGCGCACGCCGCGCTGCCGCGGTGGGCGCGCTGGCGCAACGCCTGGACTGA
- a CDS encoding DUF2868 domain-containing protein produces MVRPRRPGERCAARVSQARPTQSARTFTDLWVAETVRLREEHWGPLEDQDPVRQARRADGTIEQRVLLRGRLIARREQLDARIAAWRRGAGIAAVLLLVLALMTGAATAWSALGDGTRVVNIIWAAAALLGLHALTFLLWLGAFAVHAMPGGGLGRAWLWLTRKLARGPDAALPPQALMALMTRAGATRWLFGAISHLLWLAGLVAALATALAVLSTARYRFAWATTLLAPDTFVDLTQALGWLPAHLGFPLPDADIVRLSDGTHVLPAAAQAQWAWWLVGLLVVYGILPRLIAWLVSVLRLRAAARGLRVDMALPGYAALRGRLQPPAETLDREGPPPTAGQAAIPARRVAAAPLPATGGLDVLAGLELPEDSLWPPADLPDPVRVAGNLDSREQRHALLDAMTQAPARRLLLACDARQTPDRGTLALIAELAGKAGETRVWLMAHPGTPDAADALADRGATWRARLLDAGMPADAIMRDADRPLHWLGGEDG; encoded by the coding sequence ATGGTTCGGCCACGCCGACCCGGCGAGCGGTGCGCCGCGCGAGTGAGCCAAGCCCGGCCCACGCAGTCCGCGCGCACGTTCACCGATCTGTGGGTGGCTGAAACCGTACGCCTGCGCGAGGAGCATTGGGGTCCGCTGGAAGACCAGGATCCGGTGCGCCAGGCGCGCCGCGCCGACGGCACCATCGAACAACGCGTGCTGCTGCGCGGGCGCCTGATCGCCCGCCGCGAACAGCTGGACGCGCGCATTGCCGCATGGCGGCGCGGGGCGGGCATCGCCGCCGTCCTGCTGCTCGTACTGGCATTGATGACCGGCGCGGCCACGGCATGGAGCGCACTGGGCGATGGCACCCGCGTCGTCAATATCATCTGGGCGGCGGCGGCCTTGCTGGGCTTGCATGCGCTCACTTTCCTGCTGTGGCTGGGCGCATTCGCCGTGCATGCCATGCCCGGCGGCGGACTGGGACGCGCCTGGCTCTGGCTGACCCGCAAACTGGCACGGGGTCCGGACGCGGCCTTGCCGCCACAGGCCTTGATGGCCCTGATGACGCGCGCCGGGGCGACACGCTGGCTGTTCGGCGCGATCAGCCACCTGCTCTGGCTGGCCGGCCTGGTCGCGGCCCTGGCCACGGCCCTGGCCGTGTTGTCGACCGCTCGTTATCGCTTCGCCTGGGCCACCACGCTGCTGGCGCCGGACACCTTCGTCGACCTGACCCAGGCCCTGGGCTGGCTGCCGGCACATCTGGGATTCCCTTTGCCGGATGCCGACATCGTCCGCCTGAGCGATGGCACCCACGTCCTGCCGGCGGCGGCGCAGGCGCAATGGGCCTGGTGGCTGGTCGGCTTGCTGGTCGTCTATGGCATCCTGCCGCGGCTCATCGCCTGGCTGGTCAGCGTGCTGCGCCTGCGTGCCGCCGCGCGCGGCCTGCGCGTCGATATGGCGCTGCCGGGCTACGCCGCGCTGCGTGGCCGGCTGCAACCGCCCGCCGAGACCCTGGACCGGGAAGGCCCGCCGCCCACGGCCGGCCAGGCTGCGATCCCCGCACGCCGCGTCGCCGCCGCGCCCTTGCCGGCCACGGGCGGACTCGACGTGCTGGCCGGGCTGGAGCTGCCGGAGGACAGCCTGTGGCCGCCAGCCGACCTGCCGGACCCGGTGCGCGTGGCAGGCAACCTGGATAGCCGCGAGCAACGGCACGCGCTGCTGGACGCCATGACGCAGGCGCCGGCGCGCCGGCTGCTGCTGGCGTGCGACGCGCGGCAGACGCCCGATCGCGGCACGCTGGCCCTGATCGCGGAACTTGCGGGCAAGGCCGGCGAAACGCGCGTCTGGCTGATGGCGCACCCGGGGACGCCCGACGCCGCCGATGCCCTGGCGGACCGCGGCGCCACGTGGCGCGCGCGCCTGCTGGACGCGGGCATGCCCGCCGACGCCATCATGCGCGACGCCGACCGCCCCCTGCACTGGCTCGGAGGCGAGGATGGCTGA
- a CDS encoding YkvA family protein: MHSAYESAYTPPRFWRKLTRHAKGAGRQAVEKALWLFYALQAPGTPKWAKRVIYGALGYFVLPLDAIPDLAPLAGYTDDLAVMAAALATVAVYITDDVKRQADARLRQWFGHADPASGAPRE, translated from the coding sequence ATGCATTCCGCTTACGAATCCGCCTATACGCCACCCCGCTTCTGGCGCAAGCTGACGCGCCATGCCAAGGGCGCCGGCCGCCAGGCCGTGGAAAAAGCCCTTTGGCTGTTCTATGCCCTGCAGGCCCCCGGCACGCCCAAGTGGGCAAAACGGGTGATCTACGGCGCGCTGGGCTATTTCGTCCTGCCGCTGGATGCCATCCCGGACCTGGCGCCGCTGGCCGGCTACACGGACGACCTGGCCGTCATGGCGGCGGCGCTGGCGACGGTCGCCGTGTACATCACCGACGACGTCAAACGGCAAGCGGACGCCCGCCTGCGGCAATGGTTCGGCCACGCCGACCCGGCGAGCGGTGCGCCGCGCGAGTGA
- a CDS encoding ClpXP protease specificity-enhancing factor, whose product MGESSTKPYLIRALHEWCTDNGYTPYVVVQVNDRTMVPPAHVRDGQITLNIGNLATNKLLLGNEYIEFQARFNGVVEMVSVPVGAVSAIYARETGAGMGFEVQDDEDTATPHPGRDGSPDAIDGAAAQGAQGDKSDGKDDDTPPPRPHLTIVK is encoded by the coding sequence ATGGGTGAATCATCGACCAAACCGTATCTGATCCGCGCACTGCACGAGTGGTGCACGGATAACGGCTACACGCCCTACGTCGTGGTGCAGGTCAACGACCGCACCATGGTGCCGCCCGCCCATGTGCGGGACGGGCAGATCACGCTGAACATCGGCAACCTGGCGACGAACAAGCTGTTGCTGGGCAACGAGTACATCGAATTCCAGGCCCGGTTCAACGGCGTGGTCGAAATGGTGTCCGTGCCGGTGGGGGCTGTGAGCGCCATCTATGCGCGCGAAACCGGCGCCGGCATGGGGTTCGAAGTGCAGGACGACGAGGATACGGCCACGCCACACCCTGGCCGCGACGGCAGTCCCGACGCCATCGATGGCGCCGCGGCGCAGGGCGCGCAGGGCGACAAATCCGATGGCAAGGACGACGATACCCCGCCGCCCCGGCCGCATCTGACCATCGTCAAATAA
- a CDS encoding glutathione S-transferase N-terminal domain-containing protein: MMVLYSGTTCPFSQRCRFVLFEKGMDFEIRDIDLYNKPEDISVMNPYGQVPILVERDLVLYESNIINEYIDERFPHPQLMPADPVMRARTRLFLYNFEKELFVHVSVLEDRNAKPDEKRLDRARQNIRDRLAQLAPMLLKNKYMLGDEFSMLDVAVAPLLWRLDHYGIELPKNAAPLQKYAERIFSRPAYIEALTPSEKVMRR; the protein is encoded by the coding sequence ATGATGGTGCTTTATTCCGGAACCACGTGCCCGTTTTCGCAGCGCTGCCGTTTTGTATTGTTCGAAAAGGGCATGGACTTTGAAATCCGGGACATCGACCTGTACAACAAGCCGGAAGACATTTCGGTCATGAACCCCTACGGCCAGGTGCCTATCCTGGTCGAACGCGACCTGGTGCTGTACGAGTCGAACATCATCAACGAATACATCGACGAACGCTTCCCGCATCCGCAGCTGATGCCCGCCGACCCGGTGATGCGCGCGCGTACCCGCCTGTTCCTGTACAACTTCGAAAAGGAACTGTTCGTCCACGTGTCGGTGCTGGAAGACCGCAACGCCAAGCCCGACGAAAAGCGCCTGGACCGCGCCCGCCAGAACATCCGCGATCGACTGGCCCAACTGGCGCCGATGCTGCTGAAGAACAAATACATGCTGGGCGACGAGTTCTCCATGCTGGACGTCGCCGTGGCGCCCCTGCTGTGGCGCCTGGACCATTACGGCATCGAGCTGCCGAAGAATGCCGCGCCGCTGCAGAAATACGCGGAACGCATCTTCTCGCGCCCGGCCTATATCGAAGCGCTCACGCCTTCCGAGAAGGTGATGCGTCGCTAG
- a CDS encoding cytochrome c1, with the protein MTMIKKLMGAVALMLTCATALASEGGYPLETAPNRVNDVASLQNGAKLFVNYCLNCHAAGSMRYNKLSEIGLTDEQIKKNLLFTGQKVGDLMTIAMSPKDAKKWFGVAPPDLSVIARAKSQTAGAPGIDYIYTYLRSFYRDTSRPTGWNNLVFPNVGMPHVLWERQGARELTTVAMHRAEGKGEEGGWERVTTVYDPQGYATVKKDEVASYHGGESFTATFKAANAAQSAQFDNDVADLTAFLGWMSEPVAQFRKELGVWVLLFLGLFLVVALRLNASYWKHVR; encoded by the coding sequence ATGACCATGATCAAGAAGCTGATGGGTGCCGTGGCGTTGATGCTCACGTGCGCCACCGCCTTGGCCTCGGAAGGCGGATACCCCCTGGAAACCGCGCCGAACCGCGTCAACGACGTGGCTTCGCTGCAGAACGGCGCCAAGCTGTTCGTCAACTATTGCCTGAACTGCCATGCCGCCGGGTCGATGCGGTACAACAAGTTGAGCGAGATCGGCCTGACCGATGAGCAGATCAAGAAGAACCTGCTGTTCACCGGCCAGAAAGTGGGCGACCTGATGACCATCGCCATGTCGCCCAAGGACGCCAAAAAATGGTTCGGCGTCGCGCCGCCGGACCTGTCCGTGATCGCCCGCGCCAAGTCCCAGACTGCAGGCGCTCCCGGAATCGACTACATTTATACCTACCTGCGTTCGTTCTACCGCGACACAAGCCGGCCCACGGGCTGGAACAACCTGGTATTTCCCAATGTGGGCATGCCTCACGTCCTCTGGGAACGCCAGGGTGCGCGCGAGCTGACCACCGTCGCCATGCACCGTGCCGAAGGCAAGGGCGAGGAAGGCGGCTGGGAACGCGTCACCACCGTGTACGACCCCCAGGGCTATGCGACGGTCAAGAAGGATGAGGTCGCGAGCTATCACGGCGGTGAAAGCTTCACGGCCACCTTCAAGGCTGCGAACGCGGCGCAATCCGCACAGTTCGACAACGACGTCGCCGACCTGACCGCCTTTCTGGGCTGGATGTCGGAACCCGTGGCCCAGTTCCGCAAGGAACTCGGCGTCTGGGTCCTGCTCTTCCTGGGCCTGTTCCTGGTCGTGGCGCTGCGGCTGAACGCTTCCTATTGGAAACACGTGAGGTAA
- a CDS encoding cytochrome b, with translation MDGDKTVESTGFMGWVDRRFPATATWKAHVSEYYAPKNFNFWYFFGSLALLVLVLQILTGIFLVMHYKPDAERAFQSVEYIMREVPGGWLIRYMHSTGASMFFVVVYLHMLRGLLYGSYRKPRELVWIFGVAIFLCLMGEAFFGYLLPWGQMSYWGAQVIVNLFSAIPFIGPDLAIWIRGDYVVSDATLNRFFAFHVIAIPLVLIGLVAAHLVALHEVGSNNPDGVEIKKGPKDRYGRPLDGVPFHPYYTVHDIVGVAGFLIVFAAIVFFGPEMGGFFLEYNNFIPADSLKTPPHIAPVWYFTPFYSMLRATTDDFTWVLSGAAVLGALALFLKGRGRGIARIVLPVILVVVAVLLRVLDAKFWGVVTMGGTVVILFFLPWLDQSPVKSIRYRPGWHKVVYGIFMVDFLILGYVGTQAPTPALNLTSQIGTLYYLAFFFLMPVWSRLGSFKPVPDRVVFHAH, from the coding sequence ATGGATGGCGACAAGACGGTCGAATCGACCGGTTTCATGGGTTGGGTGGATCGGCGCTTTCCGGCTACGGCAACGTGGAAAGCCCACGTCTCCGAGTATTACGCGCCCAAGAATTTCAACTTCTGGTATTTCTTCGGATCGCTGGCCCTGCTGGTGCTCGTGCTGCAGATCCTGACCGGCATTTTCCTGGTGATGCACTACAAGCCCGACGCCGAACGCGCGTTCCAGTCGGTGGAGTACATCATGCGGGAAGTGCCCGGCGGCTGGCTGATCCGCTACATGCACTCGACCGGCGCCTCGATGTTCTTCGTGGTGGTCTATCTGCACATGCTGCGGGGGCTGCTCTACGGGTCCTATCGCAAGCCGCGCGAACTGGTGTGGATCTTCGGCGTGGCCATCTTCCTCTGTCTGATGGGCGAAGCCTTCTTCGGCTACCTGCTGCCCTGGGGCCAGATGTCGTACTGGGGCGCGCAGGTCATCGTGAACCTGTTCTCCGCCATTCCGTTCATCGGGCCTGACCTGGCGATCTGGATCCGCGGCGACTACGTGGTTTCCGACGCCACCCTGAACCGGTTCTTCGCCTTCCACGTGATCGCCATCCCGCTGGTCCTGATCGGGCTGGTCGCGGCGCACCTGGTGGCGCTGCACGAAGTCGGCTCCAACAACCCGGACGGCGTGGAGATCAAGAAAGGGCCGAAAGACCGCTACGGCCGCCCGCTGGACGGCGTGCCCTTCCACCCGTACTACACGGTGCACGACATCGTCGGGGTGGCGGGCTTCCTGATCGTCTTCGCGGCCATCGTGTTCTTCGGCCCCGAGATGGGCGGGTTCTTCCTGGAGTACAACAACTTCATCCCCGCGGATTCGCTGAAGACGCCGCCGCACATCGCGCCGGTCTGGTACTTCACGCCGTTCTACTCCATGCTGCGGGCCACCACCGACGACTTCACCTGGGTGCTGTCCGGCGCCGCGGTGCTGGGCGCCCTGGCGCTGTTCCTGAAGGGCCGCGGCCGCGGCATCGCCCGCATCGTGCTGCCGGTCATCCTGGTCGTCGTGGCCGTGCTGCTGCGCGTGCTGGACGCCAAGTTCTGGGGCGTGGTGACCATGGGCGGCACGGTGGTGATCCTGTTCTTCCTGCCGTGGCTGGACCAGTCTCCGGTCAAGTCCATCCGCTACCGGCCGGGCTGGCACAAGGTGGTCTACGGCATCTTCATGGTCGACTTCCTGATCCTGGGCTATGTCGGCACGCAGGCACCCACGCCGGCGCTGAACCTGACCTCGCAGATCGGTACGCTCTACTACCTGGCGTTCTTCTTCCTGATGCCCGTGTGGAGCCGGCTGGGCAGTTTCAAGCCCGTGCCCGACCGCGTCGTCTTTCACGCCCATTGA
- the petA gene encoding ubiquinol-cytochrome c reductase iron-sulfur subunit has product MSQTTMYHDDEGAAPVNLPPDPSRRFWVTTACALGGVAGVATAVPFVGTFAPSAKARAAGAPVEADISQLQPGQMMTVEWRGKPVWILRRTPEQLEELKKDPGLLADPDSKRPGYTPKFAENGYRSRKEDLFVCVGICTHLGCSPNRQDNVAPGVDGFLCPCHGSRFDLAGRVFKNVPAPDNLEVPPYQYQSDTRIIVGVDEDNKA; this is encoded by the coding sequence ATGAGTCAGACTACGATGTATCACGATGACGAAGGCGCAGCACCGGTCAACCTGCCTCCTGACCCATCGCGTCGATTTTGGGTGACTACGGCCTGTGCCCTGGGTGGCGTGGCCGGTGTAGCAACCGCCGTACCGTTCGTGGGGACTTTCGCGCCCTCCGCCAAGGCCCGGGCCGCCGGCGCCCCGGTCGAAGCGGACATCAGCCAGCTGCAACCCGGCCAGATGATGACCGTGGAATGGCGCGGCAAGCCTGTCTGGATCCTGCGCCGCACGCCCGAGCAACTGGAAGAACTCAAAAAAGATCCCGGCCTGCTCGCCGACCCCGACTCCAAACGGCCCGGCTATACCCCCAAGTTCGCCGAAAACGGCTACCGGTCCCGCAAGGAAGACCTGTTCGTCTGCGTCGGCATCTGCACCCATCTGGGCTGCTCGCCCAATCGCCAGGACAATGTCGCCCCGGGCGTGGACGGCTTCCTCTGCCCGTGCCATGGCTCCCGCTTCGACCTGGCGGGCCGCGTGTTCAAGAACGTACCCGCGCCCGACAACCTGGAAGTGCCGCCATACCAATACCAATCTGACACCCGCATCATCGTCGGGGTTGATGAAGACAACAAGGCCTGA